A single Prevotella sp. E15-22 DNA region contains:
- the recJ gene encoding single-stranded-DNA-specific exonuclease RecJ: MNFKWNYEQPTPEHKQQANELAEKIGMSPVLADLLIRRGIKTESAAKRFFRPMLNELIDPFLMNDMDVAVDRLNDAMGRKERIMVYGDYDVDGCTAVALVYKFLQQFYSNIEYYIPDRYEEGYGISRKGLDYAAETGVKLIIVLDCGIKAIEEINYAKSLGIDFIICDHHVPDDVLPNAVAILNPKRIDSTYPFKDLCGCGVGFKFMQAFAKNNGIPFSQLIPLLDFCAVSIAADIVPVMGENRILAFHGLKQLNQNPSVGLKSIIEICGLTGREITMSDIIFKIGPRINASGRVQNGIETVDLLVEKDFQRALTEASLINEYNEQRKDIDKQMTEEANQIVARLESQEHQSAIVLYGEGWKKGVVGIVASRMTDMYFRPTVVLSCNDGMATGSARSVAGYDIYDAVKSCRDLLENFGGHTYAVGLSLKVENIPEFRRRFQQYVSEHIHIEQTEATLDIESEVDFKDITKKMHNDLKKFAPHGPENPKPLFCTHGVYDYGTSKVVGKQQEHIKLELVDSRSSNVMNGIAFGQSQAARYIKSKRSFDICYTIEENIYKRGEVQLQIEDIKPSEEE, translated from the coding sequence ATGAACTTTAAATGGAATTACGAACAACCTACACCAGAACACAAGCAACAAGCAAACGAGCTGGCTGAGAAAATTGGCATGAGTCCCGTACTGGCCGACCTACTCATTAGGCGAGGCATCAAGACGGAATCGGCTGCCAAACGATTTTTTCGACCAATGCTCAACGAGCTCATTGATCCGTTTCTGATGAACGACATGGATGTAGCAGTAGACCGGCTTAATGATGCGATGGGTAGAAAAGAGCGCATTATGGTCTATGGCGACTATGACGTTGACGGATGTACAGCTGTGGCGTTGGTGTACAAGTTCCTTCAGCAATTCTACTCGAATATCGAGTACTACATCCCAGACCGCTATGAAGAGGGTTATGGTATCAGCCGCAAAGGGTTGGATTATGCCGCAGAGACAGGTGTAAAACTCATCATCGTACTAGACTGTGGCATTAAAGCTATTGAAGAAATAAACTATGCCAAGAGTCTTGGCATTGACTTTATTATCTGCGACCATCATGTACCAGATGACGTTCTTCCCAATGCAGTAGCCATACTAAACCCCAAGCGCATTGACTCTACTTATCCATTCAAGGATTTGTGTGGCTGTGGTGTAGGATTCAAGTTTATGCAAGCTTTTGCCAAGAACAATGGCATACCATTCTCACAGCTCATTCCCCTACTCGATTTCTGCGCTGTCAGCATCGCTGCTGATATTGTGCCTGTTATGGGAGAGAATCGCATTTTGGCTTTTCACGGTTTAAAGCAGTTAAACCAAAACCCAAGTGTAGGTCTAAAGAGTATCATTGAGATATGCGGACTCACTGGCCGAGAGATCACCATGAGCGACATCATCTTCAAGATTGGCCCTCGCATCAATGCCAGCGGACGCGTACAGAATGGTATCGAGACTGTAGATTTATTGGTTGAAAAAGACTTTCAACGTGCATTGACCGAGGCTTCTTTGATTAATGAATACAACGAGCAGCGTAAAGATATTGACAAGCAAATGACCGAAGAAGCCAACCAGATTGTGGCTCGTCTGGAAAGTCAAGAGCATCAATCGGCCATTGTTCTTTATGGTGAAGGTTGGAAGAAAGGCGTTGTGGGCATTGTTGCCTCAAGAATGACAGACATGTATTTCCGTCCCACAGTAGTCCTCTCATGCAACGACGGCATGGCCACCGGATCAGCTCGAAGCGTAGCTGGCTACGATATTTACGATGCCGTAAAAAGTTGTCGTGATCTACTAGAGAACTTCGGTGGACACACCTATGCTGTAGGTCTTTCGCTTAAAGTGGAAAACATTCCAGAATTCCGCAGACGCTTCCAACAATATGTCAGCGAGCATATACACATTGAGCAGACTGAGGCCACACTCGACATCGAGTCCGAGGTAGATTTCAAGGATATCACCAAAAAGATGCACAACGACCTAAAAAAGTTTGCTCCTCACGGACCTGAGAATCCAAAGCCATTGTTCTGCACGCATGGTGTTTACGACTACGGCACATCAAAGGTTGTTGGCAAACAACAAGAGCACATCAAGTTGGAACTGGTTGATTCACGCTCATCGAACGTCATGAATGGCATCGCCTTCGGACAGAGTCAGGCAGCACGCTACATCAAATCAAAGCGTTCGTTCGACATCTGCTACACCATTGAAGAGAATATCTACAAGCGCGGTGAAGTACAACTGCAGATAGAAGACATCAAGCCATCAGAAGAAGAGTAG
- a CDS encoding carbon starvation protein A — MITFILSLVALVLGYFIYGRFVERVFGPDDRPTPAIAKADGVDFMVLPSWKIFMIQFLNIAGTGPIFGAIMGAQFGPVAYLWIVFGCIFAGAMHDYMSGMLSIRNGGANLPEIIGKYLGNAPKQVMLIFSVFLLMMVGAVFVYSPASLLQKLCQDDIPSVEILSNSTFWIIAIFFYYIIATMMPIDKIIGKIYPLFAFSLLFMAVALMVMLFVKMPHIPEIWEGVHGELLTQKNVFPCLFITIACGAISGFHATQSPLMARCVKSEKMGRPIFYGAMITEGLVALIWATVAMYFFYNEPMPGYKLIPGGEAVVSKAPAIVNMICENWLGLFGSILAILGVVAAPITSGDTALRSARLIIADFIHLDQKSVRKRLYVCIPMFAAVTALLIWQMANPKGFDVIWSWFGWGNQTLSVFTLWAITVYLYQQKKNYWISLIPAVFMTVVSLVYLFAEQIF; from the coding sequence ATGATTACGTTCATTTTGAGCCTTGTCGCTCTTGTATTAGGCTATTTCATTTATGGCCGTTTTGTGGAAAGAGTTTTCGGACCTGACGACAGACCTACGCCTGCCATTGCCAAGGCCGATGGTGTGGACTTTATGGTGCTGCCTTCATGGAAAATTTTCATGATACAGTTCCTCAACATTGCGGGAACAGGCCCCATCTTCGGTGCCATCATGGGTGCTCAGTTCGGACCGGTAGCCTATCTATGGATTGTCTTTGGCTGTATCTTTGCGGGTGCCATGCACGACTACATGAGTGGTATGCTCTCAATACGCAACGGAGGTGCCAACCTTCCGGAGATTATTGGTAAATATCTGGGCAATGCGCCTAAGCAGGTGATGTTGATTTTCTCAGTATTCCTGTTAATGATGGTAGGTGCTGTGTTTGTGTATAGTCCAGCCTCGTTGTTACAGAAACTGTGTCAAGATGATATACCAAGTGTTGAGATACTGAGCAACAGCACTTTCTGGATTATCGCCATTTTCTTCTATTATATCATTGCCACAATGATGCCTATCGATAAGATTATCGGAAAGATTTACCCCTTGTTTGCCTTTTCTCTGCTATTTATGGCAGTAGCATTGATGGTCATGCTTTTTGTGAAGATGCCTCATATCCCTGAGATTTGGGAGGGCGTACATGGTGAATTACTCACCCAAAAGAATGTTTTCCCCTGTCTGTTTATCACCATTGCCTGTGGTGCTATCAGTGGCTTCCACGCCACACAGAGTCCGTTGATGGCACGCTGTGTGAAGAGTGAAAAGATGGGACGTCCTATCTTTTATGGAGCAATGATTACTGAAGGTCTTGTGGCGCTAATCTGGGCAACTGTAGCTATGTATTTTTTCTACAACGAGCCCATGCCTGGCTACAAATTAATACCTGGTGGTGAGGCTGTCGTCAGCAAGGCACCTGCCATCGTCAATATGATATGTGAGAACTGGCTGGGTCTCTTTGGTAGTATTTTGGCTATTCTTGGTGTGGTGGCTGCACCCATCACCAGTGGCGACACCGCCCTGCGCTCAGCCCGACTCATCATTGCCGACTTCATCCACCTCGACCAGAAGAGCGTGCGCAAGCGTCTCTACGTCTGCATCCCCATGTTCGCGGCAGTCACCGCCCTGCTCATCTGGCAGATGGCCAACCCCAAGGGCTTCGACGTCATCTGGAGTTGGTTTGGATGGGGTAATCAAACATTGTCCGTCTTCACGCTCTGGGCCATCACCGTCTATCTCTATCAGCAAAAGAAGAACTACTGGATATCGCTTATCCCTGCCGTGTTCATGACGGTGGTCAGCCTGGTCTACCTCTTTGCCGAGCAGATTTTCTAA
- a CDS encoding GlsB/YeaQ/YmgE family stress response membrane protein, translating into MLEHIADFTAWPILTGICIGYVANRIMSGEGKGCCMNFVVGIVGSYAGTFISHLLNIELFGKGYLTNFVFCVAGAVTVLWIWKKLFD; encoded by the coding sequence ATGTTAGAACACATCGCAGATTTTACGGCTTGGCCGATATTGACGGGAATATGTATTGGCTATGTTGCCAACCGCATTATGAGCGGTGAGGGCAAGGGCTGCTGCATGAACTTCGTTGTAGGCATCGTAGGCAGTTATGCAGGTACTTTCATCAGTCATTTGCTTAACATCGAACTGTTTGGCAAGGGATATCTTACCAACTTCGTGTTCTGTGTGGCAGGTGCCGTAACTGTATTGTGGATTTGGAAGAAACTGTTTGATTGA
- a CDS encoding aminopeptidase C, translating into MKKLFSLALLAVMALGAQAEDKKDSTASNKPVFTTIKENPITSIKDQNRSGTCWDYSTLSFFEAEILKATGKTYDLDEAFVANKTYMERAIQVVRFHGDCQFAQGGSAEDVLATLKTHGIVPQGIMPFPGSLYGDSLNNFNEFFSLLEPYVAAISKSSAKKISNQWKVGLQGILDAYLGECPKEFTYEGKKYTPKSFVKSLGINLDDYVSITSYTHHPFYTSFAVEVQDNWRFPHSYNVPMDEMMQIIDNAINNGYTVAWGGDVSEDGFTRQGLAYAIDTKKTESLAGSDMAKWLKMTAAKKKNLIDSLGCNVPEVVATQEMRQERFDNWELTDDHGMLIYGVAKDQNGKEYYMVKNSWGETGEYKGIWYMTKTFIAANTMDFLINKNAIPKNIRKKLGI; encoded by the coding sequence ATGAAGAAACTTTTTTCACTGGCGCTGCTGGCTGTGATGGCCTTGGGCGCACAGGCCGAGGACAAGAAAGACTCGACCGCATCTAACAAACCCGTATTTACGACCATCAAAGAGAATCCCATCACCAGCATCAAGGATCAAAACCGTTCAGGCACCTGCTGGGACTATAGCACATTGTCATTCTTTGAGGCAGAGATTCTGAAAGCCACAGGCAAAACCTACGACCTCGACGAGGCCTTCGTTGCCAACAAGACCTATATGGAACGTGCCATTCAAGTAGTTCGTTTCCACGGTGACTGCCAGTTTGCACAGGGTGGTTCTGCAGAAGACGTGCTGGCCACGCTGAAGACCCACGGCATCGTCCCTCAGGGCATCATGCCTTTCCCTGGTTCACTCTACGGTGACTCTCTGAACAACTTTAACGAGTTCTTCTCTTTGCTCGAGCCCTATGTGGCTGCCATCTCAAAGAGTTCTGCCAAGAAAATCTCCAACCAGTGGAAGGTGGGACTTCAGGGCATCCTTGATGCCTATTTAGGCGAGTGCCCCAAAGAGTTCACATACGAGGGAAAGAAATACACCCCAAAGAGTTTCGTGAAGAGTCTGGGCATTAACCTCGACGACTACGTGAGCATCACCAGCTACACACACCACCCCTTCTACACCAGCTTTGCTGTAGAGGTGCAGGACAACTGGCGTTTCCCTCATAGCTACAACGTGCCTATGGACGAGATGATGCAGATTATTGACAATGCCATTAACAATGGCTACACCGTAGCATGGGGTGGCGACGTGAGCGAGGATGGCTTCACCCGCCAAGGATTGGCCTATGCCATTGACACCAAGAAGACTGAGAGTCTGGCTGGTAGCGACATGGCAAAGTGGCTCAAGATGACTGCAGCCAAGAAAAAGAACCTCATCGATTCTCTGGGTTGTAATGTTCCCGAGGTGGTTGCCACCCAGGAGATGCGCCAAGAACGTTTTGACAATTGGGAACTGACCGACGACCACGGCATGCTGATTTATGGTGTTGCTAAAGACCAAAACGGCAAGGAATACTACATGGTAAAGAACTCATGGGGTGAGACAGGCGAATACAAGGGAATCTGGTATATGACCAAGACCTTTATTGCTGCCAACACAATGGACTTCCTCATCAACAAGAACGCCATTCCCAAGAACATCCGAAAGAAGCTTGGCATCTAA
- a CDS encoding dipeptidase, which yields MKKQLILSAMLLASAGAMACTNFIVGKKASYDGSVICSYSADSYGMFQGLAHYPAGKHPKGTMRQVYDWDTNKYGGEIPEAEETYNVIGNINEWQVTIGETTFGGREEMVDTTGIIDYGSLIYIALQRSKTAREAIDVMTSLVEKYGYNSEGETFTICDPNEAWIMEMMGCASDRKIEKGRTVWVALRIPDDMICGHANQSRITKFNMKDKENVRYSKNVVSYARKMGWFKGKDEDFSYNAAYAAPDFSGRRICDARVWQFFNRYADGMDRYIPWAEGKDANAEAMPLWVKPNKKLTVQDVEAAMRDHFENTPFSLDQDMGGGIWEMPYRPTPLYFKVDGKEYFNERPVSTQQAGFVFVSQMRSWLPRQIGGCFWFANDDGNMVPFTPVYCCTTESPRPYNTPGADDLNFSMDNAFWVQNWVSNMVYPRYSMLFPSLKEVRDSLDNSYFRAQKEVEDKALTLDEAARTKYLTAYTAQKADQMLARWRQLATYLIVKYNDMTIKPEENGQFTRTKYGLGSTVKRPGYSQKYARELVKQTGEKFQKP from the coding sequence ATGAAAAAACAACTTATTCTCTCGGCCATGCTCCTAGCTTCAGCAGGAGCTATGGCCTGTACTAATTTTATCGTAGGCAAAAAGGCTTCCTACGATGGTTCGGTCATCTGCTCATATAGCGCCGATAGCTACGGCATGTTCCAAGGCTTGGCTCACTATCCCGCAGGCAAACACCCCAAAGGCACCATGCGCCAGGTATACGACTGGGATACGAATAAATATGGAGGCGAAATCCCCGAAGCCGAGGAAACCTATAACGTCATCGGTAATATCAACGAGTGGCAGGTAACCATTGGCGAGACAACCTTTGGCGGACGCGAAGAGATGGTCGACACCACAGGCATCATCGACTATGGCTCGCTCATCTATATTGCCCTCCAGCGCTCAAAGACAGCTCGCGAGGCCATCGACGTCATGACATCACTCGTCGAAAAATATGGCTACAACTCTGAAGGTGAGACATTTACCATTTGCGACCCCAACGAGGCGTGGATCATGGAGATGATGGGTTGCGCCAGCGACCGTAAGATCGAGAAGGGCCGCACGGTATGGGTGGCCTTGCGCATCCCCGACGACATGATCTGTGGCCATGCCAACCAGAGTCGCATCACCAAGTTCAACATGAAGGACAAGGAGAACGTGCGCTATTCCAAGAACGTCGTCTCATACGCCCGCAAGATGGGCTGGTTCAAGGGCAAGGACGAGGATTTCTCGTATAATGCTGCCTATGCCGCTCCCGACTTCTCGGGTCGTCGCATCTGCGACGCTCGCGTATGGCAGTTCTTCAATCGCTATGCCGACGGCATGGACCGTTATATCCCCTGGGCCGAGGGCAAGGATGCCAATGCCGAGGCCATGCCCCTGTGGGTGAAGCCCAACAAGAAACTCACCGTGCAGGATGTTGAGGCAGCCATGCGCGACCATTTCGAGAACACCCCCTTCTCGCTCGACCAGGACATGGGTGGTGGCATCTGGGAGATGCCCTATCGCCCCACACCACTTTATTTTAAGGTCGATGGCAAGGAATACTTCAACGAGCGCCCCGTATCCACTCAGCAGGCAGGCTTCGTCTTCGTCTCTCAGATGCGTTCGTGGTTGCCCCGCCAGATTGGTGGCTGCTTCTGGTTTGCCAACGACGATGGCAACATGGTGCCCTTCACCCCCGTCTATTGCTGCACCACCGAGTCGCCCCGCCCCTACAACACACCTGGAGCCGACGATCTCAACTTCTCGATGGACAATGCCTTCTGGGTGCAGAACTGGGTCAGCAACATGGTCTATCCACGCTATTCGATGCTCTTCCCCAGCTTGAAGGAGGTGCGCGATTCGCTCGACAACTCATATTTCCGTGCACAGAAGGAGGTCGAGGACAAGGCACTCACACTCGACGAGGCTGCCCGCACCAAGTATCTCACAGCCTATACAGCCCAGAAGGCCGACCAGATGCTGGCCCGCTGGCGCCAATTGGCCACCTATCTCATCGTGAAGTACAACGATATGACCATCAAGCCCGAGGAGAATGGCCAGTTCACACGCACAAAATATGGCCTCGGCTCAACAGTAAAACGCCCCGGCTATTCACAGAAATACGCACGCGAATTGGTCAAACAAACCGGCGAAAAGTTCCAAAAGCCATGA
- a CDS encoding outer membrane beta-barrel protein, with translation MKKLLLSLLCALTFSAASQAQTQDRLPFAQDKIYASASLSNFDFNWSKNQSWHMDLSAKCGYLFEDDWMITGTLGYDWHKKGDNTFTIGAGLRYYIEQNGLYLGAGANYMNNPVYEDFVPSVQCGYAYFLNRTVTIEPEVYYNLSTKDVTEYSGFGIRIGIGIYFE, from the coding sequence ATGAAAAAACTACTGTTATCTTTGCTTTGCGCCCTAACATTCTCGGCAGCATCGCAGGCTCAGACGCAAGACCGTCTGCCATTCGCTCAGGATAAAATCTATGCATCTGCCAGTCTGTCGAACTTCGACTTCAATTGGAGCAAGAATCAAAGTTGGCACATGGACCTGAGTGCAAAATGCGGATATCTCTTTGAGGACGATTGGATGATTACAGGCACACTGGGTTATGACTGGCATAAGAAGGGCGACAACACCTTCACCATCGGTGCCGGTCTGCGTTACTATATTGAGCAAAACGGATTGTATCTGGGTGCTGGTGCCAATTACATGAACAATCCCGTCTACGAGGACTTTGTGCCCAGCGTACAGTGTGGCTACGCCTATTTCCTGAATCGCACCGTGACCATCGAACCCGAGGTATATTATAACCTCAGCACAAAGGATGTAACGGAGTATAGTGGCTTTGGCATCCGCATTGGCATTGGTATTTACTTTGAATAA
- a CDS encoding Hsp20/alpha crystallin family protein: protein MLPVMFQNSWMPTVFEDFFNNDWMPRANSTAPAVNVKESEKAYTMELAAPGIKKEYCRVGINDEGNLTIAIENKQEHKHEDSHRHYLRREFSYSNYEQNYTLPDDVVRDKISAKVEDGILTITMPKTEPKEKVTKAIEVS from the coding sequence ATGTTACCAGTAATGTTTCAGAACAGTTGGATGCCAACAGTATTTGAGGATTTCTTTAACAATGATTGGATGCCTCGTGCCAACAGTACAGCACCCGCAGTCAATGTCAAGGAGAGTGAGAAGGCCTACACGATGGAACTTGCAGCTCCAGGCATCAAGAAAGAATATTGCCGCGTAGGCATCAATGACGAGGGCAACCTCACCATCGCCATTGAGAACAAACAGGAGCACAAGCATGAGGACAGTCACCGTCACTACCTGCGCCGTGAGTTCAGCTATTCGAACTACGAGCAGAACTACACGCTGCCTGATGATGTGGTCCGCGACAAGATTTCTGCCAAGGTGGAGGACGGCATCCTGACCATCACCATGCCAAAGACCGAACCGAAGGAGAAAGTCACAAAGGCCATTGAGGTCTCGTAA
- the nadC gene encoding carboxylating nicotinate-nucleotide diphosphorylase — translation MLSVEELNDKLIDLAFAEDIGDGDHTTLCCIPKDAMGESKLLIKEEGIFAGVEIAKEVFKRFDPELQVEVYIQDGTHVMPGDIVMSVKGREQSLLQTERLMLNILQRMSGIATMTHKYQQALIDAGTKTRVLDTRKTTPGMRMLEKEAVKIGGGMNHRIGLFDMILLKDNHIDFCGGVHNAISRAKQYCKDNGKDLKIECEVRNFKELDEALAEGCDRIMFDNFTPEDTEKAVKIVNGRAETESSGGITYDTMIPYAKAGVDFISFGALTHSVKGLDMSFKAAGSDKLIIK, via the coding sequence ATGTTAAGTGTAGAAGAACTAAATGACAAACTAATTGACCTCGCTTTCGCCGAGGACATTGGCGACGGAGACCACACCACCCTTTGCTGCATTCCCAAGGATGCCATGGGCGAGTCGAAGTTGCTCATCAAGGAAGAGGGTATCTTTGCTGGCGTAGAGATTGCCAAGGAAGTATTCAAACGCTTTGACCCAGAACTGCAGGTCGAGGTCTATATCCAGGACGGCACCCACGTCATGCCAGGCGATATTGTCATGAGCGTCAAGGGTCGCGAACAGAGTCTGCTGCAAACCGAGCGCCTGATGCTCAACATCCTGCAGCGCATGAGTGGCATTGCAACGATGACGCACAAATATCAGCAGGCACTCATCGACGCTGGCACCAAGACACGCGTGCTCGACACGCGCAAGACCACTCCCGGCATGCGCATGCTCGAGAAAGAGGCTGTTAAGATTGGTGGTGGCATGAACCATCGCATCGGACTCTTCGACATGATTCTCCTTAAGGACAATCACATTGACTTCTGCGGAGGTGTTCATAATGCCATCAGTCGCGCCAAGCAATATTGCAAGGACAACGGCAAGGACCTGAAGATTGAGTGCGAGGTGCGCAACTTTAAGGAGCTCGACGAGGCACTGGCCGAGGGCTGCGATCGCATCATGTTCGACAACTTCACGCCCGAGGATACCGAGAAGGCGGTGAAGATTGTTAACGGACGCGCAGAAACAGAGTCAAGCGGAGGAATCACCTACGACACCATGATTCCCTATGCCAAGGCTGGCGTCGACTTCATTTCCTTCGGTGCGCTCACCCATAGTGTTAAAGGACTAGACATGAGTTTTAAGGCTGCTGGTAGCGACAAACTGATTATCAAATAG
- a CDS encoding ATP-dependent DNA helicase RecQ, with the protein MNYELILKKYWGYDSFRSIQRDIIESIGSGHDTLGLMPTGGGKSITFQVPALAAEGVCIVITPLIALMKDQVQNLRSRGIKASAIYSGMSHEQIIVTLENAIFGGVKLLYLSPERLSSDLFRQKLRHMNVSFICVDEAHCISQWGYDFRPSYLQIADIRKDMPNVPVLALTATATPEVVDDIQKRLGFKQENVFRMSFKRENLAYVVRPTINKEQQMVHILERVKGSAIVYVRSRKHTKEYADLLCKAGILATSFHAGLENKVKDQRQHQWQTNQIRVMVATNAFGMGIDKPDVRVVIHMDCPDSLEAYFQEAGRAGRDGQKAYAVLLYDASDKTKLKKRIADTFPEKDYVRAIYDQLAYFYQIGVGSGYNTTFEFPIDRFCRTFKRFPIPTISALQILTRAGYIDYREEDDTQARVMFIIGRDELYRLNGNGAQEDAVITALLRNYTGLFQDYGYIDESLIAEQCALTKPQVYMTLRSLTQKRILNFIPQKHIPFIRYTQRRELSEHIVIGPEIYDNLKERYIERINKMLEYATSDLICRSRLLLKYFGETQSKDCGVCDVCLKERH; encoded by the coding sequence ATGAACTACGAACTGATTCTAAAGAAATATTGGGGCTATGACAGTTTTCGCAGCATTCAGCGAGACATCATAGAGTCAATTGGCAGCGGACACGACACACTAGGTCTGATGCCAACAGGTGGTGGCAAGAGCATTACCTTTCAGGTGCCAGCATTGGCCGCGGAAGGCGTGTGTATCGTTATCACCCCTCTAATTGCCCTCATGAAAGATCAGGTACAAAACCTGCGCAGTCGTGGCATCAAGGCTTCAGCCATCTATTCCGGCATGAGTCACGAACAAATCATTGTGACACTCGAAAATGCCATCTTTGGAGGAGTAAAACTATTATATTTATCGCCCGAACGCCTATCGTCCGACTTATTCCGCCAGAAACTGCGTCACATGAATGTAAGTTTCATCTGCGTAGACGAAGCCCATTGCATCAGTCAATGGGGCTACGATTTCCGTCCCTCCTACCTCCAAATTGCCGACATACGTAAGGACATGCCCAATGTACCGGTATTAGCGCTTACGGCAACAGCAACACCAGAGGTTGTTGATGACATTCAAAAACGATTAGGTTTCAAGCAGGAAAACGTTTTCCGAATGAGCTTCAAGCGCGAAAATCTCGCTTATGTCGTGCGCCCCACCATCAACAAGGAGCAACAAATGGTGCATATCCTGGAACGCGTCAAAGGCTCTGCCATTGTATACGTACGGAGCAGAAAACACACGAAAGAATATGCCGACCTTTTATGCAAGGCAGGCATCCTGGCAACATCCTTTCACGCAGGCCTCGAGAACAAGGTAAAAGACCAGCGTCAACACCAATGGCAAACGAACCAGATACGGGTAATGGTGGCCACGAATGCCTTTGGCATGGGCATTGACAAGCCCGACGTACGTGTTGTTATCCACATGGATTGTCCAGACAGTTTGGAGGCCTATTTCCAGGAAGCAGGACGTGCCGGTCGCGATGGACAAAAAGCCTATGCCGTACTTTTGTACGACGCAAGCGACAAGACAAAACTAAAGAAGCGCATTGCCGATACATTCCCTGAAAAAGACTATGTTCGCGCCATATACGACCAGTTAGCCTATTTTTATCAGATTGGCGTAGGCTCGGGCTATAATACCACGTTCGAGTTTCCAATCGACCGTTTTTGCCGCACATTCAAGCGTTTCCCCATTCCCACGATATCAGCCTTGCAAATTCTTACCCGTGCAGGCTACATTGACTATCGCGAAGAGGACGACACACAAGCCAGGGTGATGTTTATCATAGGGCGCGACGAGCTATATCGTCTAAATGGTAATGGTGCTCAGGAAGATGCCGTTATCACGGCTTTACTCCGCAACTATACGGGTCTGTTCCAAGACTATGGATATATAGACGAGAGTCTGATAGCCGAACAATGTGCTCTGACCAAGCCTCAGGTCTATATGACACTACGTTCGCTTACCCAAAAGCGCATTCTGAATTTCATTCCCCAAAAGCACATTCCGTTTATACGTTACACCCAGCGTCGCGAATTATCAGAACATATAGTCATCGGTCCAGAAATCTACGACAATCTTAAGGAACGCTACATCGAACGTATCAACAAAATGCTGGAATATGCCACAAGCGACCTTATTTGCAGAAGTCGCCTACTACTGAAATATTTCGGAGAAACGCAGTCAAAAGATTGCGGAGTATGCGACGTTTGCCTCAAGGAACGCCATTAA